In Beutenbergia cavernae DSM 12333, the DNA window TGCGCCGGGCGAGGAGGCGACGATCGTCGTCCGCGCCCGCGACCCCCGGCACACGCCGCAGGCCCGCGGCAAGCAGGCCACGAAGTTCATCAACTCGGAGTGCAACTACACGCGCACCACCGGGATCTGGCAGACCGTGTGGCTCGAGCCGGTGCCGCACGTGCACCTGCGCCGTCCGCGCATCACGCCCGACGTCGCGACCAGCTCGTTCACGGTCGTCGCGCCGCTCTCCAACAACCGGCCGGGCTTCTCCGTGCGGGTCACGGTGGGCGACGCCGACGGCGCGATCGCCACCGCGACCGCCCGTGCCGACGTCGACCTGGCGCCCTCGCTGCGGCTGGAGGTGCCCGCGGACCGCGTGCACCTGTGGTCCGCTGGTGACGGGCACCTGTACGACGTCACGGTCGAGCTGCTGGACGCCGACGGCGCCGTGGTCGACGCCGTCGACTCCTACGCCGGCCTGCGGTCGGTCTCGATCGACGGCAAGCGCATCCTCATCAACGGCAAGCCCGTCTTCCAGCGCCTCGTGCTCGACCAGGGCTACTACCCCGACGGCATCATGACGGCGCCGACGGACGACGCGCTGGTCCGCGACATCGAGCTCAGCCTCGAGGCCGGGTTCAACGGCGCGCGCCTGCACCAGAAGGTGTTCGAGGAGCGCTTCCTCTACCACGCGGACCGCCTCGGCTACCTCGTGTGGGGCGAGTTCGGCGACTGGGGGGTCGGCGGCGGCGGCCCGATCACCGACCACCAGCGCGTGACGGCGTCCTTCACCACGCAGTGGCTCGAGATCCTCGAGCGCGACGTCTCGCACCCGTCGATCGTCGGCTGGTGCCCGCTCAACGAGACGTGGCAGGTGCTGCACGACCGCATCACCGACCTCGACGACGTCATGCGCGGCATGTTCCTCGCGACGAAGCTCGCCGACCCGAGCCGGCCCGTGCTGGACACGTCCGGGTACTCCCACCGCGTGCTCGAGACCGACGTGTACGACTCGCACGACTACGAGCAGGACCCGGCGAAGTTCCGCGAGAACCAGGCCGGCCTCGCCGACGGGACGCCGTTCCTCAACACGCACGACGGCCGCACCATCTCGCAGGGCTACGCCGGCCAGCCGTACTTCGTCAGCGAGTACGGCGGCATCTGGTGGAACCCGGAGGCCGCGGCGTCGGTCGACGGCACCGACCGGGCGGAGTCGTGGGGCTACGGCCAGCGCGTGCAGGACGAGGAGGAGTTCCAGGTCCGGTTCGCCGGGCTGACGGACGTCCTGCTCGACGACGAGGACATGTTCGGCTACTGCTACACGCAGCTGACCGACGTGTTCCAGGAGCAGAACGGCATCTACCGGTTCGACCGGAGCACGAAGCTCGACGTCGACCGGGTGCGCGCCGTGCAGCAGCGCGCGGCGGCGATCGAGCTGGCCGACGGGGCAACGGCCGACGCGACGGTCTGAGCAGGCGACCTCGCCGAGGTAGAACCCAGCGGCCGAGGTAGGAGCACCGAGCTCCTACCTCGGCCGCTCGCATCTACCTCGGCGCTCCCGGAAGCACGGCAGGATGAGCACATGACGCTGGAGCTCCTCGACGCCGGATCCGCCTGGGCCGGTCACCGCCGTTACGCCACCCGCGGCCTGGTCCGCCCGGCCAGCCACGCCGAGCTCGCGGACGTCGTCACCAGCGGCGAACCCGTGCGCGTGCTCGGCTCCCGGCACTCCTTCAACGACCTCGCCGACTCGCCAGGCGTCCTCGTGAGCCTGGACGCGCTCGTGGGCGAGCCGGTCATCGACGAGGCACGGCGCACCGTCACCGTCGACGGGGCCATGCGCTACGGCGAGCTCGCCGCCTTCCTGCACGCCCACGGCTGGGCGCTGCACGCGATGGCGTCGCTGCCGCACATCTCGGTCGCCGGGGCGATCGCGACGGCGACCCACGGCTCGGGCGACACGGTCACCAACCTGGCGGGCGCCGTCGTCGGCCTGGATCTCCTCACGGCGGACGGCCGCCTGCACACGCTGGGCACGGGTGACGGCGACCTCGCCGGTGCCGTCGTCTCGCTCGGCGCCCTCGGGGTCGTGACGAGCGTGACGATGCGGATCGAGCCCACGTACGACGTCGCACAGGTCGTGTGGGAGGGCCTCGGCTGGGACGTGCTCACGGCCGAGTTCGACACGCTCAGCTCGAGCGCGACGAGCGTCAGCGTCTTCACGACGTGGCGGGACGACGTCGCCGGCGCCGTCTGGCAGAAGCACCGCACCGACGCCGCTCCCGCACGTGACCTCGCGGACCTGAGCGTGCGGCGCGCGACCACCCCGCACCACCCGATCCCCGGCGTCGACGCCGCGGCGTGCACGCAGCAGCTGGGCGTGCCCGGCCCGTGGCACGACCGGCTCCCCCACTTCCGTCTCGAGTTCACGCCGAGCGCCGGCGCCGAGCTGCAGAGCGAGTACCTCCTGCCGCGGGAGCACCTGCCGGCGGCGATCACCGCGCTGCGGTCGCTGGCCGACGACCTGCGCCGCCTCGTCCTCGTGACGGAGGTCCGCACCGTGGCCGCGGACGAGCTCTGGCTGAGCTCCGCGTACGGCCGCGACACGGTGGGGCTGCACTTCACGTGGGTCCAGGACGTGCCGGCGGTCGAGGCGCTGCTCCCCCGGCTCGAGGCGGCGCTCGACGGGCTCGACGCCCGTCCGCACTGGGGCAAGCTGTTCGCCGCCGACGCCGCGACGCTCGCGGCGCGGTACTCACGGTGGGACGACGCGCGGGCGCTCATCCGCCGGTACGACCCCGACGGCGTGTTCGCCAACCCCTACCTCCAGCGGGTCGGGCTGCGGTGACCCTCGCGGACGAGGTGGTCGCACAGATCGCCTCGGCCGCCGACGCCGACGTGGCGTCGCAGCTCGCGCGGTACTTCCAGGTGCGTCCCGGCGGGTACGGCGAGGGCGACGTGGTCGTCGGGGTCCGGCTCGGCGAGCTGCGCCGGATCGCGCGCCCGTACGCCCGGCGACCCTTCGACCCCGACGACTGGCTCCCCCTCCTGCGCAGCGCCGTGCACGAGCACCGCCTGCTGGCCCTCGTCGCGATGGCGACCCGCTCCGGCGTCGGCGACGAGATCGAGCGCACCTTGATCACCCGGACGTACCTCGCGAACACCGCGCACGTGAACGGCTGGGACCTCGTCGACGCGTCCGCGGCGCCGATCCTCGGGCGGTACGTGCGGGACCACGACCGCAGCGTGCTCGACGAGCTCGCCCGGTCGGAGTCCGTGTGGGAGCGGCGCATCGCGATCGTCAGCACCCACGCGCTCATCCGCGCGGGCGAGAGCGCCGACACGTTCCGCATCGCCGACGCCCTCCTCGACGACCCGCACGACCTCATCCACAAGGCGACCGGCTGGATGCTGCGCGAGGTGGGCGCCCGCGTGTCGCAGGACGCGTTGCGCGCCTACCTCGACGACCGGGCGCCGCGGATGCCACGCACCGCGCTGCGCTACGCCGTCGAGCACCTCGACGCCGACGAACGGCGGCACTACCGCGCGCTGCGCTGAGGGACGACGACGGCGCCCCTTGCGGGCCGCTCGATCGTCGCCTAACGTACAACCAATGCGTTGTACGTCGGAGGAGAAGGCATGTCTCCCGTGGCCGGGGTGAGCGAGCGCGACGCCGAGATCGACCGGGTCTTCGGCGCGCTCTCCGACACGACCCGGCGCGACATCGTGCAGCGCGTGCTGCGCCAGGAGGCGTCGGTGTCGGAGCTCGCCGCCGCCTACGACATGAGCTTCGCCGCCGTCCAGAAGCACGTCGCCGTGCTCGAGCGAGCCGGCCTCGTCAGCAAGATCCGGCGCGGGCGGGAACAGATCGTTCACGCCGACGTCAGCACGATCCGGTCAGCCGCCCGGCTGCTCGGACAGTACGAGGAGATCTGGCGTGCCCGCATCGGGCGCATCGACGAGATCCTCGGCACGCCCGGAAGGGGCACGTCATGACCGTCATCAGCACCACGCCCGACACCTCGGCGCTCACACTCACCATCGTGGCGGAGTTCGCCGCGCCACCGGAGCGGGTCTGGGAGATCTGGTCCGACCCGCGGCAGCTCGAGCGCTGGTGGGGTCCGCCGACCTGGCCGGCGACGTTCACGGAGCACGACCTCTCCTCGGGCGGGGCCGCGAAGTACCACATGACCGGGCCGGACGGCGAGGAGTCGCACGGCTGGTGGCGCTTCCTCGCCGTCGACTCCCCGCGCTCGATCGAGTACGAGGACGGCTTCGCCGACGCCGACGGCACCCCGACCGACACCATGCCCACGGTGCGGGGCCGCGTCACGCTCGAACCGACCGACGCGGGCACGCGCATGACCGTCACCTCCTCCTTCGACACTGCCGAGCAGATGCAGCAGCTCACGGAGATGGGCATGGTCGAGGGCATGCAGGAGGCCATGGGCCAGATCGACGGCATCCTCGCGGGCGCCTGAGCGATGACGACGGCGGGACCGCACCGCAAGGTCGTCCTGTACCAGCTCCAGTCGCTCGACGGCGTCGCGGAGGAGCCGGGCGACTGGATGACCGACGGCGGCGAGGAGCTGATCGAGAACCTCGCCGGTGTCATCGCGACCCAGGACACCGTGCTGCTCGGTCGCGGCACGTACGACTACTGGGTCGCCCACTGGCCGGGCTCCGACTTCGAGCCGTTCGCACCGTTCATCAACGGCACGCCGAAGATCGTGTTCACGTCACGGGCATTCGAGCCGACGTGGTCGAACACGTCGGTGGTCACGACGGACGCCGTCGCGCACGTCGCTGACCTGCGCACGCGCGAGGGCGGCGACATCGGCATCCACGGCAGCCTCGCGCTCGCGCAGTCGCTCTGGGCGACGGGGCTGATCGACGAGCTGCGGCTCGTCGTGGGCGCCGTGGTGGCCGGCCCGGGCAGGCGCGGGTTCGTCGCCGACGGCGCCGGGCGCCGCCTCGAGCTCGCGGACGTGAGCCGCAGCGCGCCCGGCACGCTGTTCCTCACGTATCGCGTGGCCGACGACGGCGCCTGACACGCTCCTCACCCCGCGGGGGTCACTCCGCTGGGGCGGTGCGGCGGCGACGGCGGACGACGAGGGCCGCGGCGGCGACGCCGAGGCCCGCCACGA includes these proteins:
- a CDS encoding ArsR/SmtB family transcription factor — translated: MSPVAGVSERDAEIDRVFGALSDTTRRDIVQRVLRQEASVSELAAAYDMSFAAVQKHVAVLERAGLVSKIRRGREQIVHADVSTIRSAARLLGQYEEIWRARIGRIDEILGTPGRGTS
- a CDS encoding dihydrofolate reductase family protein; the encoded protein is MTTAGPHRKVVLYQLQSLDGVAEEPGDWMTDGGEELIENLAGVIATQDTVLLGRGTYDYWVAHWPGSDFEPFAPFINGTPKIVFTSRAFEPTWSNTSVVTTDAVAHVADLRTREGGDIGIHGSLALAQSLWATGLIDELRLVVGAVVAGPGRRGFVADGAGRRLELADVSRSAPGTLFLTYRVADDGA
- a CDS encoding SRPBCC family protein, whose translation is MTVISTTPDTSALTLTIVAEFAAPPERVWEIWSDPRQLERWWGPPTWPATFTEHDLSSGGAAKYHMTGPDGEESHGWWRFLAVDSPRSIEYEDGFADADGTPTDTMPTVRGRVTLEPTDAGTRMTVTSSFDTAEQMQQLTEMGMVEGMQEAMGQIDGILAGA
- a CDS encoding glycoside hydrolase family 2 protein — its product is MSLPTSDVPRPEYPRPQMVRPDWLNLNGTWQFEIDGGDSGLERGLVESDLAGEITVPFAPESELSGVGNVDFMEAVWYRRTVTIPADWAGKKALLHFGAVDHDTTVWVNGTEVVRHRGGFSPFTADLDGVAAPGEEATIVVRARDPRHTPQARGKQATKFINSECNYTRTTGIWQTVWLEPVPHVHLRRPRITPDVATSSFTVVAPLSNNRPGFSVRVTVGDADGAIATATARADVDLAPSLRLEVPADRVHLWSAGDGHLYDVTVELLDADGAVVDAVDSYAGLRSVSIDGKRILINGKPVFQRLVLDQGYYPDGIMTAPTDDALVRDIELSLEAGFNGARLHQKVFEERFLYHADRLGYLVWGEFGDWGVGGGGPITDHQRVTASFTTQWLEILERDVSHPSIVGWCPLNETWQVLHDRITDLDDVMRGMFLATKLADPSRPVLDTSGYSHRVLETDVYDSHDYEQDPAKFRENQAGLADGTPFLNTHDGRTISQGYAGQPYFVSEYGGIWWNPEAAASVDGTDRAESWGYGQRVQDEEEFQVRFAGLTDVLLDDEDMFGYCYTQLTDVFQEQNGIYRFDRSTKLDVDRVRAVQQRAAAIELADGATADATV
- a CDS encoding DNA alkylation repair protein, producing MTLADEVVAQIASAADADVASQLARYFQVRPGGYGEGDVVVGVRLGELRRIARPYARRPFDPDDWLPLLRSAVHEHRLLALVAMATRSGVGDEIERTLITRTYLANTAHVNGWDLVDASAAPILGRYVRDHDRSVLDELARSESVWERRIAIVSTHALIRAGESADTFRIADALLDDPHDLIHKATGWMLREVGARVSQDALRAYLDDRAPRMPRTALRYAVEHLDADERRHYRALR
- a CDS encoding D-arabinono-1,4-lactone oxidase produces the protein MTLELLDAGSAWAGHRRYATRGLVRPASHAELADVVTSGEPVRVLGSRHSFNDLADSPGVLVSLDALVGEPVIDEARRTVTVDGAMRYGELAAFLHAHGWALHAMASLPHISVAGAIATATHGSGDTVTNLAGAVVGLDLLTADGRLHTLGTGDGDLAGAVVSLGALGVVTSVTMRIEPTYDVAQVVWEGLGWDVLTAEFDTLSSSATSVSVFTTWRDDVAGAVWQKHRTDAAPARDLADLSVRRATTPHHPIPGVDAAACTQQLGVPGPWHDRLPHFRLEFTPSAGAELQSEYLLPREHLPAAITALRSLADDLRRLVLVTEVRTVAADELWLSSAYGRDTVGLHFTWVQDVPAVEALLPRLEAALDGLDARPHWGKLFAADAATLAARYSRWDDARALIRRYDPDGVFANPYLQRVGLR